The following proteins are encoded in a genomic region of Glycine soja cultivar W05 chromosome 17, ASM419377v2, whole genome shotgun sequence:
- the LOC114394222 gene encoding ATP-dependent Clp protease proteolytic subunit-related protein 2, chloroplastic-like isoform X2 gives MAVAPYTTGSAPRFSPPPTSSVATKLYSGLKLQAASSFRAARPNVTAEFYGKVHNTLHCRYANHNPSMARIRMMPIGTPKVPYRTPGEGTWQWVDVWNALYRERVIFIGQEIDEEFSNQILATMLYLDSIDNSKKLYMYINGPGGDLTPSMAIYDTMQSLQSPVATHCVGYAYSLAAFLLAAGEKSNRSAMPLSRVALTSPAGAARGQADDIQNEANELLRIRDYLFNELSKKTDYQRPEQDETLQRTGSS, from the exons ATGGCGGTGGCACCTTACACCACCGGTTCCGCACCTCGTTTTTCTCCTCCTCCTACTTCTAG TGTTGCCACAAAGCTCTATTCCGGATTGAAACTTCAAGCTGCGA GTTCTTTCCGAGCGGCAAGACCTAACGTAACCGCTGAATTTTATGGAAAAGTTCACAACACTCTTCACTGTCG GTATGCTAACCACAATCCATCAATGGCACGTATTCGAATGATGCCCATAGGGACTCCTAAAGTCCCCTATAGGACACCTGGTGAAGGAACTTGGCAATGGGTTGATGTATGGAATGCCCTT TATCGAGAACGTGTTATCTTCATTGGACAAGAGATAGATGAAGAATTTAGTAACCAAATATTGGCGACAATGCTGTATCTTGACAGTATAGATAACTCCAAGAAGCTTTATATGTACATCAATGGTCCTGGTGGTGAT CTTACACCAAGCATGGCTATATATGACACCATGCAGAGCTTGCAAAGTCCTGTAGCCACCCACTGTGTTGGCTATGCTTATAGTCTTGCAGCATTTCTCCTTGCAGCTGGAGAAAAG AGTAATCGTTCTGCAATGCCTCTATCAAGAGTTGCCCTTACATCTCCAGCTGGAGCTGCTCGTGGACAG GCCGATGACATTCAGAATGAAGCAAATGAACTTCTTAGAATCAGAGATTACCTTTTCAATGAGTTGTCTAAGAAAACAG ATTACCAAAGACCTGAGCAGGATGAAACGCTTCAACGCACAGGAAGCTCTTGA
- the LOC114394222 gene encoding ATP-dependent Clp protease proteolytic subunit-related protein 2, chloroplastic-like isoform X1 yields the protein MAVAPYTTGSAPRFSPPPTSSVATKLYSGLKLQAASSFRAARPNVTAEFYGKVHNTLHCRYANHNPSMARIRMMPIGTPKVPYRTPGEGTWQWVDVWNALYRERVIFIGQEIDEEFSNQILATMLYLDSIDNSKKLYMYINGPGGDLTPSMAIYDTMQSLQSPVATHCVGYAYSLAAFLLAAGEKSNRSAMPLSRVALTSPAGAARGQADDIQNEANELLRIRDYLFNELSKKTGQPLEKITKDLSRMKRFNAQEALEYGLIDRIVRPPRIKADAPRKEAGTGLG from the exons ATGGCGGTGGCACCTTACACCACCGGTTCCGCACCTCGTTTTTCTCCTCCTCCTACTTCTAG TGTTGCCACAAAGCTCTATTCCGGATTGAAACTTCAAGCTGCGA GTTCTTTCCGAGCGGCAAGACCTAACGTAACCGCTGAATTTTATGGAAAAGTTCACAACACTCTTCACTGTCG GTATGCTAACCACAATCCATCAATGGCACGTATTCGAATGATGCCCATAGGGACTCCTAAAGTCCCCTATAGGACACCTGGTGAAGGAACTTGGCAATGGGTTGATGTATGGAATGCCCTT TATCGAGAACGTGTTATCTTCATTGGACAAGAGATAGATGAAGAATTTAGTAACCAAATATTGGCGACAATGCTGTATCTTGACAGTATAGATAACTCCAAGAAGCTTTATATGTACATCAATGGTCCTGGTGGTGAT CTTACACCAAGCATGGCTATATATGACACCATGCAGAGCTTGCAAAGTCCTGTAGCCACCCACTGTGTTGGCTATGCTTATAGTCTTGCAGCATTTCTCCTTGCAGCTGGAGAAAAG AGTAATCGTTCTGCAATGCCTCTATCAAGAGTTGCCCTTACATCTCCAGCTGGAGCTGCTCGTGGACAG GCCGATGACATTCAGAATGAAGCAAATGAACTTCTTAGAATCAGAGATTACCTTTTCAATGAGTTGTCTAAGAAAACAGGTCAGCCTCTTGAGAAG ATTACCAAAGACCTGAGCAGGATGAAACGCTTCAACGCACAGGAAGCTCTTGAATATGGTCTCATTGACCGAATTGTCAGGCCACCCCGCATTAAGGCTGATGCACCTCGCAAGGAGGCAGGCACAGGTCTTGGTTAA